A window of Candidatus Pantoea floridensis contains these coding sequences:
- a CDS encoding deacetylase: MDKPAFLITLDTEGDNLWRNRSGKVTTHNVRFLPRFQSLCEKYGFKPTWLTNFEMASDPAYVEFGRDLLARGQGEIGMHLHAWYSPPDYALTDDDWRYQPYLIEYPEDVLREKVAFMTDLLETAFQQKMTSHRAGRWAFNEIYARALLDHGYLVDCSVTPRVDWRTSSGAPQGKGGTDYRHFPDHAYYLDANDISKECDSGLLELPMSIEYRYGALTNQLKKVWNDIRGKKRGHSVNWLRPVGGNVAQMKQVAEQTLRRGNDYVEFMLHSSEFMPDGSPTFKNEADIERLYDDLEQLFSWLQSRTQGMTLTEYALLKRDRQPS; this comes from the coding sequence ATGGATAAGCCTGCGTTTTTAATCACTCTCGATACTGAAGGGGATAACCTCTGGCGCAATCGCAGCGGCAAGGTTACCACGCATAATGTTCGATTCCTGCCGCGTTTTCAGTCGTTATGTGAGAAATACGGTTTTAAACCAACCTGGCTAACCAATTTTGAAATGGCGAGCGATCCCGCTTATGTAGAGTTTGGCCGCGATCTGCTGGCGCGGGGGCAGGGTGAAATCGGCATGCATCTGCACGCATGGTATAGCCCGCCAGACTATGCGCTAACGGATGATGATTGGCGCTATCAGCCCTATTTAATTGAATATCCTGAAGATGTGCTGCGTGAAAAAGTCGCTTTCATGACAGATTTACTGGAAACGGCCTTTCAGCAGAAGATGACCAGCCACCGCGCTGGACGCTGGGCTTTCAATGAAATCTATGCGCGCGCACTGCTCGACCACGGTTATTTGGTTGATTGTTCCGTCACACCGCGCGTTGACTGGCGTACCTCTTCTGGCGCGCCTCAGGGCAAAGGCGGCACCGATTATCGCCACTTTCCCGACCACGCTTATTATCTTGATGCGAATGATATTTCCAAAGAGTGCGACAGCGGGCTTTTAGAGCTGCCGATGAGCATCGAATATCGCTACGGTGCGCTGACCAATCAGTTAAAAAAAGTGTGGAATGACATTCGCGGCAAGAAACGCGGCCATTCAGTCAACTGGCTGCGGCCGGTTGGTGGCAATGTGGCGCAGATGAAGCAGGTGGCTGAGCAGACGCTCAGGCGTGGAAATGACTACGTTGAATTTATGCTGCACTCTTCCGAATTCATGCCGGATGGCAGCCCCACGTTTAAAAATGAGGCTGATATTGAACGTCTTTATGATGATTTAGAGCAGCTTTTCAGCTGGCTCCAGTCACGTACCCAGGGCATGACGCTAACAGAATATGCGTTATTAAAGCGCGATCGCCAGCCGAGCTGA
- the rfaC gene encoding lipopolysaccharide heptosyltransferase RfaC produces MHVLIVKTSSMGDVLHTLPALTDAMQAIPGIRFDWVVEENFAQIPGWHPAVDKVLPVAIRRWRKHWFGSQQREERVRFKRDLQSRDYDVVLDAQGLIKSAALVTRLAKGVKHGQDSRSAREPFASWWYDKRHEIDKQQHAVERTRELFAKSLGYEKPATQGDYAIAGHFLTSLPAESSPYLVFLHATTRDNKHWPESHWRELIELMQPTGLRVKLPWGAEHEHQRAQRLAEGFSHVEVLAKLTLEQVAQQLAGARAVVSVDTGLSHLTAALDRPNITLYGPTDPGLIGGYGKNQYVLRPAQGHSMADIQAKDVAAMMKEIAV; encoded by the coding sequence ATGCACGTTTTGATAGTAAAAACCTCCTCAATGGGAGACGTGCTGCATACGCTTCCGGCGCTCACCGATGCGATGCAGGCCATTCCAGGCATTCGCTTTGATTGGGTGGTGGAGGAGAACTTCGCCCAGATTCCAGGCTGGCATCCGGCGGTGGATAAAGTGCTCCCCGTCGCGATTCGCCGCTGGCGCAAACACTGGTTTGGCAGCCAGCAGCGCGAAGAGCGCGTGCGCTTCAAACGCGATCTGCAATCGCGCGACTATGATGTGGTGCTGGATGCGCAAGGCCTCATCAAAAGCGCCGCGCTGGTGACGCGCCTGGCAAAAGGGGTGAAGCACGGTCAGGATAGCCGCAGTGCGCGCGAGCCTTTCGCCAGCTGGTGGTATGACAAGCGTCATGAAATCGACAAGCAGCAGCATGCCGTGGAACGTACGCGCGAGCTGTTTGCCAAAAGCCTCGGCTATGAAAAACCGGCTACGCAGGGTGATTATGCCATTGCCGGTCATTTCCTGACGTCACTTCCGGCGGAGAGCAGCCCTTATCTGGTGTTTCTGCATGCGACCACGCGTGACAACAAACACTGGCCGGAATCGCACTGGCGCGAGTTAATCGAATTAATGCAACCTACGGGCCTGCGCGTGAAGTTGCCGTGGGGCGCAGAGCACGAGCATCAGCGCGCGCAGCGTCTGGCGGAAGGCTTCTCACATGTTGAAGTGTTAGCCAAATTAACCCTCGAGCAGGTCGCGCAGCAATTAGCGGGCGCGCGCGCGGTGGTATCGGTGGATACCGGCTTAAGCCATCTGACCGCGGCGCTGGATCGGCCCAATATCACCTTATACGGCCCAACCGATCCGGGACTCATTGGTGGATATGGGAAAAATCAGTATGTGCTGCGCCCTGCACAAGGCCACAGCATGGCAGATATCCAGGCAAAGGATGTCGCGGCAATGATGAAAGAAATCGCGGTATAG
- a CDS encoding glycosyltransferase family 9 protein encodes MTYTILFILFLPVKWLMKIFHARTGKNLVIQTAKIGDFINITPLLTHLGKSDALLSHSVAALATRDSTLENIWYIEDHRSGLIKKFKLIWLLLNRYDNIYLLHPTNLNLFIASCCNASNKQFLSSYRRRSYQKLFYLTASGVVQHEKNTLTLENYLKLADRSFTKESYPKHATQPLWQPHALPAEIFQHDGIRIGISITAGNQAKTIPPLIWQRLFDHLSDLPCQFFAFGAPNEQSRLQELYKVVGARENVISLVGKVPLEDVPAVINEMDFYIASDSGNVYIADAQHVPIILIYGPCCVEEQRPLGDVLLIGPNHIAPSSFVFAAQYKFKHPTEQLFELDQRKLDDIHDFITARQQQRLARRKNTKTA; translated from the coding sequence TTGACGTATACCATTCTCTTCATTCTTTTTTTACCGGTGAAATGGTTGATGAAAATCTTCCATGCCAGGACCGGTAAAAATCTCGTGATTCAAACAGCGAAGATTGGTGATTTTATTAACATCACTCCGCTATTAACCCATTTGGGAAAAAGCGATGCGCTGCTAAGCCATAGCGTAGCGGCTCTGGCGACGCGTGACAGCACGCTAGAAAATATCTGGTACATCGAAGATCATCGTTCAGGACTGATTAAGAAATTCAAATTAATATGGTTATTACTTAATCGTTACGACAATATCTATCTGCTGCATCCAACCAATCTCAATCTATTTATTGCCTCTTGCTGTAACGCCAGTAACAAGCAATTTCTTTCCAGCTATCGTCGCCGAAGCTATCAGAAGCTTTTTTACCTCACCGCTTCAGGTGTCGTGCAGCACGAAAAAAATACGCTCACGTTGGAAAATTATTTAAAGCTCGCCGATCGTTCTTTTACTAAAGAGAGCTATCCGAAACATGCGACACAACCGCTTTGGCAACCTCACGCGCTGCCTGCAGAAATTTTCCAGCATGATGGGATCCGAATTGGTATCAGTATCACCGCCGGTAACCAGGCGAAAACGATTCCTCCGCTGATTTGGCAGCGACTGTTTGACCATCTCAGCGATTTGCCCTGTCAGTTCTTTGCCTTTGGCGCACCGAATGAACAATCACGTCTACAAGAGCTGTATAAAGTTGTCGGCGCGCGTGAGAATGTGATCAGTTTGGTAGGTAAAGTGCCGTTAGAAGACGTTCCCGCCGTTATCAACGAGATGGATTTCTATATCGCGTCTGATTCGGGGAACGTTTATATTGCCGATGCGCAGCATGTTCCCATTATTTTGATTTACGGTCCTTGCTGTGTAGAAGAACAGCGCCCTCTTGGCGATGTCTTGCTGATTGGCCCAAATCATATTGCGCCTTCATCATTTGTTTTCGCAGCGCAGTACAAATTTAAGCATCCCACTGAACAGCTGTTTGAACTGGATCAGCGGAAGCTGGACGATATTCATGATTTTATTACCGCGAGGCAGCAACAACGCCTGGCGCGACGGAAGAACACAAAAACAGCATGA
- a CDS encoding glycine C-acetyltransferase has protein sequence MSGQFYSQIRQQLETTRQDGLFKQERTITSPQQAEINVAHSPAVINFCANNYLGLANHPALIQAAKDGMDSHGFGMASVRFICGTQDIHQQLEHKLAAFLGMEDAILFSSCFDANGGLFETLLSAEDAIISDALNHASIIDGVRLCKAQRYRYANNDMSELRVRLQEARDKGARHILIATDGVFSMDGVIANLQGICDLADEFDALVMVDDSHAVGFVGSAGRGTHEYCGVIDRVDILTGTLGKALGGASGGYVAAKKEVVEWLRQRSRPYLFSNSLAPAIVAASLRVLELLSEGDGLRQRLWENARFFREQMTAAGFTLAGADHAIIPVMLGDAKVAQQFANLLQQEGIYVTGFFYPVVPQGQARIRTQISAGHTQAQLEHAVAAFTRIGQQLGVISGAGK, from the coding sequence ATGTCCGGTCAGTTTTATTCGCAAATCCGCCAACAGCTTGAGACAACACGTCAGGACGGATTGTTCAAACAAGAACGCACTATTACCTCGCCACAGCAGGCGGAAATCAATGTCGCTCACAGCCCAGCCGTCATTAACTTTTGCGCCAATAACTATTTGGGTTTAGCCAATCATCCGGCATTGATCCAGGCGGCGAAAGACGGCATGGATTCGCACGGCTTTGGTATGGCCTCGGTGCGCTTTATTTGCGGCACGCAGGATATTCACCAGCAGCTGGAACACAAGCTGGCCGCATTCCTCGGCATGGAAGACGCGATTTTGTTCTCGTCCTGCTTTGATGCCAACGGCGGCCTGTTTGAAACGCTGCTCAGCGCGGAAGACGCGATTATTTCGGACGCGCTTAATCACGCATCGATCATTGACGGCGTACGCCTGTGCAAAGCGCAGCGCTATCGTTACGCCAATAATGATATGAGCGAGCTGCGCGTGCGCTTGCAGGAAGCTCGCGACAAGGGCGCGCGCCACATTCTGATCGCCACCGACGGCGTCTTTTCTATGGATGGCGTGATCGCCAATCTGCAGGGGATTTGCGACCTGGCCGATGAGTTTGATGCACTGGTGATGGTGGATGATTCGCATGCGGTGGGCTTTGTCGGTTCGGCCGGACGCGGCACGCACGAATATTGTGGTGTGATAGATCGCGTTGACATCCTTACCGGCACGCTGGGTAAAGCGCTGGGTGGCGCGTCTGGCGGTTACGTGGCGGCGAAAAAAGAGGTGGTGGAATGGCTGCGCCAGCGCTCGCGCCCGTATCTGTTCTCCAATTCGCTGGCACCGGCAATTGTTGCCGCCTCGCTGCGCGTGCTGGAACTGCTGAGTGAAGGCGATGGGTTACGTCAGCGCCTGTGGGAAAACGCCCGCTTCTTCCGAGAACAAATGACCGCGGCAGGCTTCACCCTGGCTGGAGCCGATCACGCCATTATTCCGGTGATGCTGGGCGATGCCAAAGTGGCACAGCAATTCGCGAACCTGCTGCAGCAGGAAGGCATCTACGTCACCGGCTTCTTCTACCCGGTGGTGCCGCAAGGTCAGGCGCGTATTCGTACGCAGATTTCTGCCGGCCATACCCAGGCTCAGCTGGAACACGCTGTTGCCGCCTTTACCCGCATTGGTCAGCAGCTGGGCGTTATTTCAGGAGCAGGGAAATGA
- a CDS encoding glycosyltransferase, translating into MVIDGLPGGGAEKVVLTLAEGFISQGHRVSLFSLRKVCDYPIPSGVDYQTIIDSSSRPWRKLTETYRRAHLLDAAVRASEATHGKFDLVLSHLHKTDRIVRRAHALDTNKTWYCLHGVFSASYLKRKSGFSLWLKRLKIRLTYQGKQLIGVSQYVIDDVVQNIGVKPSKTRVIVNPFDFNLISRLAAEPCPMAGSDFVLHVGRFHETKRHDRLLDAYAMSGISAPLVLLGQGSEKITEKLRQQTADLGIAERVRFEGFHANPYPWIRHARLLVLSSDSEGFGNVLVEALSCGTSIVSTRCPGGPASIMSGDLARGLAELNAQSLAEKMREIYANPPELQHLDLSIYSLNVVCQHYLQLAEAAKPSYSHTQHVSG; encoded by the coding sequence ATGGTGATTGATGGCCTGCCGGGAGGAGGGGCCGAAAAAGTCGTCCTGACGCTGGCAGAAGGTTTTATAAGTCAGGGACATCGGGTGTCGCTTTTTTCATTGCGTAAGGTGTGTGATTACCCCATTCCATCCGGCGTTGATTATCAGACCATCATTGATAGCAGCTCTCGTCCCTGGCGTAAGTTGACTGAAACTTATCGTCGAGCGCATCTCCTTGACGCCGCCGTGCGTGCAAGCGAAGCAACGCACGGAAAATTTGACCTGGTTCTTTCACATCTACACAAAACCGATCGCATTGTGCGGCGCGCGCACGCGCTGGATACGAATAAAACCTGGTATTGTCTGCATGGCGTATTCTCAGCCTCGTACCTTAAGCGTAAATCAGGATTCTCGCTGTGGCTTAAACGGCTCAAAATACGCCTGACTTATCAAGGCAAACAATTGATTGGTGTTTCACAATACGTCATTGATGATGTTGTTCAGAATATTGGCGTAAAGCCCAGCAAAACGCGTGTGATAGTCAACCCCTTCGATTTCAATCTTATTAGTCGCCTTGCCGCCGAACCCTGCCCCATGGCCGGCAGTGATTTCGTCCTGCACGTCGGGCGTTTTCATGAAACAAAACGCCACGATCGCTTGCTGGACGCCTATGCTATGAGTGGTATCAGCGCTCCCTTAGTGTTATTGGGTCAGGGAAGTGAAAAAATCACGGAAAAATTACGTCAGCAAACCGCTGATTTAGGTATTGCTGAGCGCGTGCGCTTCGAAGGCTTTCACGCCAATCCTTACCCGTGGATTCGCCACGCACGTCTGTTAGTGCTTAGTTCAGATAGCGAAGGATTCGGTAATGTGCTGGTAGAAGCCCTGAGCTGCGGCACTTCCATCGTCAGTACACGTTGCCCTGGTGGCCCGGCGTCGATAATGAGCGGTGACCTTGCGCGTGGGCTTGCTGAATTAAATGCGCAGTCACTGGCGGAAAAAATGCGCGAAATTTATGCGAACCCGCCAGAGTTGCAACATCTGGACTTAAGCATTTATAGTCTCAACGTGGTTTGTCAGCACTATTTGCAACTGGCTGAAGCGGCAAAACCCTCATATTCACATACTCAGCACGTTTCAGGTTAA
- the rfaF gene encoding ADP-heptose--LPS heptosyltransferase RfaF yields MKILVIGPSWVGDMMMSQSLYRTLKTEHPDAVIDVMAPAWCRPLLSRMPEVNQALAMPLGHGALALGERRRLGKTLQASGYDRAYVLPNSFKSALVPFFAGIKRRTGWRGEMRYGVLNDLRVLDKAAFPLMVERYVALGYDKPIASAQQLPQPLLWPQLRVDDDEKRMTAAQFALSADRPAIGFCPGAEFGPAKRWPHYHYAALAEQLIGEGYQVVLFGSAKDRETGDTIVQTLSEPARAHCKNLAGDTQLEQAVILLANCTAVVSNDSGLMHIAAALNRPLVALYGPSSPDFTPPLSHQARIIRLITGYHKVRKGDADQGYHQSLIDIQPARVHQELSALLHPVQE; encoded by the coding sequence ATGAAAATTCTGGTTATTGGCCCATCATGGGTCGGCGATATGATGATGTCGCAAAGTCTCTATCGCACGCTCAAGACGGAACATCCTGACGCGGTAATCGATGTAATGGCCCCAGCCTGGTGCCGCCCTTTGCTGTCGCGTATGCCGGAAGTGAATCAGGCACTGGCGATGCCGCTCGGTCATGGCGCTCTGGCGTTAGGTGAGCGTCGACGCCTTGGGAAAACGCTGCAGGCGAGCGGTTACGATCGCGCCTATGTGTTGCCGAACTCCTTTAAATCCGCGCTGGTGCCCTTCTTCGCCGGCATCAAGCGTCGCACCGGCTGGCGCGGCGAGATGCGTTATGGCGTGTTAAATGATCTCCGCGTGCTGGATAAAGCCGCGTTTCCGTTGATGGTTGAGCGCTATGTGGCGCTCGGCTATGACAAGCCTATCGCCTCGGCGCAGCAGCTGCCGCAGCCTTTGTTGTGGCCGCAGCTGCGCGTGGATGACGACGAAAAACGCATGACGGCGGCACAGTTTGCGCTGTCAGCCGATCGTCCAGCAATTGGCTTTTGCCCGGGTGCAGAGTTTGGTCCGGCCAAACGCTGGCCACATTATCACTATGCCGCGCTGGCAGAACAGCTGATCGGCGAAGGCTATCAGGTGGTGCTGTTTGGTTCGGCAAAGGATCGCGAAACCGGCGATACCATTGTACAAACGCTGTCAGAACCAGCGCGTGCGCACTGCAAGAATCTGGCCGGCGATACGCAACTGGAACAGGCGGTGATTTTGCTGGCCAACTGCACGGCAGTGGTTAGTAATGATTCGGGCTTAATGCATATTGCGGCGGCTCTTAACCGTCCGCTGGTGGCGCTATATGGCCCAAGCAGCCCGGATTTCACCCCGCCGTTGTCCCATCAGGCGCGCATTATTCGCTTGATCACCGGTTATCACAAAGTCCGCAAAGGGGATGCCGATCAAGGCTATCACCAAAGCCTGATTGATATTCAACCGGCGCGAGTTCATCAGGAGCTTAGCGCGCTGTTGCATCCGGTGCAGGAGTAA
- a CDS encoding glycosyltransferase, with product MNSMRRKILLLDTGREWGGGTNSMLELLKRIDRQKFAVTCCFYNNYSRGNSETIESILNSIGIPVIFIPQRRQPMWAKLSKELLRTLFFFNRSLKKEMIARVDEIWRVLPNAKAISSIMRAGQYNALYMNNQPSTNVEGYCAVNNLDVALIQHCRIEPQLNAALVKRVNERVDAVIAVSHGVNQSLRQSGVDAQRCFTVSNAIDIHQTLPDRAEVRERLGYAPETFIFGSIGSLITRKANHHIFQALGQFKRAHPEAKWKMVVVGSGPEQEKLAQLAGTEMIESHIVFTGFQNNPLDYLAAFDVFILASRSEGLPRVVLEAMLVKTAVIGSNVVGTAELINHNETGLIFEYGDIDRLSGYLMTLWQDATLRQRLIEAAELRVREQYAIENYVSGVEMILEKCIERRTHV from the coding sequence ATGAACTCAATGAGAAGAAAGATTTTGCTGTTGGATACCGGACGTGAATGGGGCGGCGGCACTAACAGTATGTTAGAACTGCTTAAACGCATCGATCGGCAGAAGTTTGCTGTCACCTGTTGTTTTTATAACAACTATTCTCGTGGCAACAGCGAAACCATTGAGTCCATCTTAAATTCAATCGGCATTCCCGTTATTTTTATCCCGCAACGTCGCCAGCCAATGTGGGCAAAACTGAGTAAAGAGCTGTTACGTACGCTGTTTTTTTTCAACCGCTCGCTGAAAAAAGAGATGATCGCTCGGGTGGACGAAATATGGCGTGTCTTACCCAATGCCAAAGCAATTTCATCAATTATGCGGGCTGGGCAATACAACGCGCTTTATATGAATAACCAGCCCAGCACCAACGTTGAAGGCTATTGCGCCGTCAACAATTTAGATGTGGCGCTCATCCAGCACTGCCGAATTGAACCGCAACTGAACGCCGCGCTGGTGAAGAGGGTTAATGAACGTGTTGATGCCGTTATCGCGGTCTCGCACGGCGTCAACCAGTCATTACGTCAGAGCGGCGTTGATGCGCAGCGCTGCTTCACCGTTTCAAACGCGATTGATATTCACCAGACATTGCCTGACCGCGCAGAAGTACGTGAGCGCCTGGGCTACGCCCCAGAAACATTCATTTTTGGTTCAATAGGCTCACTTATCACGCGTAAAGCGAACCATCATATTTTTCAGGCGTTAGGCCAGTTCAAACGCGCTCATCCAGAGGCAAAATGGAAAATGGTGGTGGTGGGTAGCGGACCCGAACAGGAAAAACTGGCTCAGCTCGCTGGTACAGAAATGATTGAATCACATATCGTTTTTACCGGTTTTCAAAACAACCCGCTGGATTATCTTGCCGCGTTTGATGTCTTTATTCTTGCCTCGCGCAGTGAAGGCTTACCGCGTGTGGTGCTGGAAGCCATGCTGGTGAAAACGGCGGTGATAGGTTCGAATGTGGTAGGTACGGCGGAGTTAATTAATCACAATGAGACCGGCTTGATTTTTGAATATGGCGATATTGATCGGTTAAGCGGCTATCTGATGACATTATGGCAAGATGCCACACTGCGCCAGCGCCTCATCGAGGCGGCTGAATTACGCGTGCGTGAGCAATACGCCATTGAGAACTATGTTTCTGGTGTCGAAATGATATTAGAAAAATGTATTGAAAGGAGAACGCATGTTTGA
- a CDS encoding divergent polysaccharide deacetylase family protein → MFQPSKVSAALCGLFLSLSAHAGKLSIVIDDFGYRPAEENKVLQMPTAISVAVLPNAPHAREMATKAHQGGREVLIHLPMAPLSKQPLEKDTLTPEMSSAEIERIIREATSKVPYAVGLNNHMGSKMTSSLPGMQKVMQALNHYNYYFLDSMTIGNSQSIPASQGTHVKVLKRRVFLDDSQNDAAIRTQFTRAVKLAQRDGYAIAIGHPHPTTVHVLQQMLPTLPADITLVRPSQLLNEPLHQGTTLPPSKPDKPENPRFRAPGLCKPSKPVPPVPQSRAVELVTESIEQSQLVKSIKQLF, encoded by the coding sequence TTGTTTCAACCCTCTAAAGTTTCGGCCGCACTCTGCGGCCTGTTTTTGTCACTTTCCGCCCATGCGGGAAAACTCTCCATCGTCATTGACGACTTCGGTTATCGTCCCGCCGAAGAGAATAAAGTGCTGCAAATGCCCACGGCAATCTCCGTTGCGGTCCTGCCGAATGCGCCACATGCGCGTGAAATGGCGACAAAAGCGCATCAGGGTGGCCGCGAAGTATTGATCCACCTGCCAATGGCTCCGCTCAGTAAACAACCGCTGGAAAAAGACACGCTAACGCCGGAGATGAGCAGCGCGGAGATTGAACGGATCATTCGTGAAGCCACCAGCAAAGTGCCCTACGCGGTGGGCCTGAATAATCACATGGGCAGCAAAATGACCTCCAGCCTGCCCGGCATGCAGAAAGTGATGCAGGCGCTCAATCACTACAATTATTACTTTCTCGATAGCATGACCATTGGCAACAGCCAATCGATCCCGGCGTCTCAGGGCACGCACGTCAAAGTGCTTAAGCGCCGCGTGTTCCTCGATGATAGCCAGAATGATGCCGCCATCCGTACGCAGTTTACTCGCGCGGTTAAGCTGGCACAGCGTGACGGTTATGCCATCGCCATCGGTCATCCGCATCCCACCACGGTACACGTGTTGCAACAAATGCTGCCAACTTTACCAGCCGATATCACGTTGGTGCGCCCCAGTCAGTTGTTGAATGAACCGCTGCATCAGGGCACCACGCTACCGCCATCCAAGCCGGATAAACCTGAGAATCCGCGCTTCCGCGCACCGGGTCTGTGTAAGCCGAGCAAGCCCGTTCCGCCGGTGCCGCAGAGCCGAGCCGTTGAATTAGTCACGGAAAGTATTGAGCAAAGCCAATTGGTTAAGTCAATTAAACAGCTCTTCTGA
- the rfaD gene encoding ADP-glyceromanno-heptose 6-epimerase — protein MIIVTGGAGMIGSNIVKALNDRGLTDILVVDNLKDGTKFVNLADLDIADYMDKEEFLSYIMSGEDLGPIEAVFHEGACSATTEWDGKYMMDNNYQYSKDLLHFCLEREIPFLYASSAATYGGRNENFIEERQYEQPLNVYGYSKMLFDHYVRQILPEAESPVCGFRYFNVYGPREGHKGSMASVAFHLNTQISNDENPKLFEGSDAFRRDFIHVDDVVAVNLWCWENGVSGIYNCGTGRAESFQEVADAVLNFHQKGQIEYIPFPDKLKGRYQAFTQADLTNLRAAGYDKPFKTVAQGVGEYMAWLNRNA, from the coding sequence ATGATTATCGTAACCGGTGGCGCTGGCATGATTGGCAGCAACATTGTTAAAGCGCTGAACGATCGCGGTCTTACCGACATTTTGGTGGTGGATAATCTGAAGGATGGCACCAAATTCGTGAATCTGGCCGATCTGGACATCGCTGATTACATGGATAAAGAGGAGTTCCTCAGCTATATCATGTCCGGCGAAGATCTGGGCCCTATCGAAGCCGTGTTCCACGAAGGTGCGTGCTCCGCGACCACCGAATGGGATGGCAAGTACATGATGGACAACAACTATCAGTACTCGAAAGATCTGCTTCACTTCTGTCTTGAGCGTGAAATCCCGTTCCTGTATGCCTCTTCCGCCGCGACCTACGGTGGCCGCAATGAAAACTTCATTGAAGAGCGCCAATACGAGCAGCCGCTGAACGTCTATGGCTACTCGAAAATGTTGTTCGATCACTATGTGCGCCAGATTCTGCCAGAAGCCGAATCACCGGTGTGCGGTTTCCGCTACTTCAACGTGTATGGTCCGCGCGAAGGCCACAAAGGCAGCATGGCGAGCGTGGCCTTCCATCTCAACACGCAGATCAGCAACGATGAAAATCCAAAGCTGTTTGAAGGCAGCGACGCTTTCCGCCGCGACTTCATCCATGTTGATGACGTGGTCGCCGTGAATCTGTGGTGCTGGGAGAACGGCGTTTCTGGTATCTACAACTGCGGTACCGGCCGCGCTGAATCTTTCCAGGAAGTGGCGGATGCGGTGCTGAACTTCCACCAGAAGGGCCAGATTGAGTACATTCCCTTCCCTGACAAGCTGAAAGGCCGCTATCAGGCATTCACTCAAGCCGATCTGACCAATCTGCGAGCGGCCGGTTACGACAAGCCGTTTAAAACCGTGGCGCAAGGCGTGGGCGAATATATGGCCTGGCTGAATCGTAACGCATAA
- the tdh gene encoding L-threonine 3-dehydrogenase: MKALAKLKAEEGIWMVKDAPIPEPGHNDLLIKIRKTAICGTDVHIYNWDDWSRKTIPVPMITGHEYVGEVVGMGQEVKGFAIGDRVSGEGHITCGHCRNCRAGRTHLCRNTVGVGVNRQGCFAEYLVIPAFNAFKIPDNISDELAAIFDPFGNAVHTALSFDLVGEDVLISGAGPIGIMAAAVCKHVGARHVVITDINEYRLDLARKMGVTRAVNVAQENLRDVMAELGMTEGFDVGLEMSGAPPAFRTLLEVMNHGGRIALLGIPPGEMSIDWNQVIFKGLFIKGIYGREMFETWYKMAALIQSGLDLTPIITHRYHIDEFQQGFDEMRSGRSGKVVLSWD; encoded by the coding sequence ATGAAAGCACTCGCCAAATTAAAAGCCGAAGAAGGTATTTGGATGGTCAAAGACGCGCCGATTCCGGAGCCGGGCCATAACGATCTGCTGATTAAAATACGTAAAACCGCTATTTGCGGTACCGACGTGCACATTTATAACTGGGACGACTGGTCGCGCAAAACCATTCCGGTTCCGATGATCACCGGCCACGAATACGTGGGTGAAGTGGTGGGAATGGGGCAGGAAGTAAAAGGCTTTGCCATTGGCGATCGCGTTTCTGGTGAAGGCCACATCACCTGCGGTCATTGCCGTAACTGCCGTGCGGGACGCACTCATCTCTGTCGCAACACCGTTGGCGTGGGCGTTAATCGTCAGGGCTGCTTCGCCGAATACCTGGTCATTCCGGCGTTCAACGCTTTCAAAATTCCTGACAACATCTCTGATGAACTGGCGGCCATTTTTGATCCCTTTGGCAACGCGGTACATACGGCGCTGTCGTTTGATTTAGTCGGCGAAGACGTGCTGATTTCTGGTGCCGGTCCGATTGGCATTATGGCGGCAGCGGTGTGTAAGCACGTCGGCGCGCGTCATGTGGTGATTACCGATATCAATGAATATCGCCTCGATCTGGCGCGCAAGATGGGCGTAACGCGTGCGGTGAACGTAGCGCAGGAGAATCTGCGTGACGTGATGGCTGAACTCGGCATGACCGAAGGGTTTGATGTCGGGTTGGAAATGTCAGGCGCACCGCCGGCATTCCGCACCTTGTTAGAGGTGATGAACCACGGCGGCCGCATTGCCCTATTGGGTATTCCGCCGGGTGAAATGTCGATTGACTGGAATCAGGTGATCTTCAAAGGACTGTTCATCAAAGGCATCTATGGGCGTGAGATGTTTGAAACCTGGTACAAGATGGCAGCGTTGATTCAATCTGGCCTCGATCTTACGCCTATCATCACCCATCGTTATCACATTGATGAGTTCCAGCAGGGCTTTGATGAGATGCGTTCGGGTCGATCTGGCAAAGTGGTGTTGAGCTGGGATTAA